In the genome of Syngnathoides biaculeatus isolate LvHL_M chromosome 14, ASM1980259v1, whole genome shotgun sequence, one region contains:
- the LOC133512333 gene encoding rho GTPase-activating protein 20-like isoform X1 translates to MESMSPQQLQPGAAMGRSGSDSVAGNNASSPDSKKMKTLAQRRQSAPSLVISKALTRSRSTSRESCLTPVSPESCNLVQSFLSECPGQAFLGHVQVQMKMGLQTQDRHLFLFTETLIVTKTKSPSHFKVKARVRVCEMWTAACVEEVCEGSTSPERSFVLGWPTCNYVATFSSEEHKEKWLLLIKSRINEGKEKDDPKTVPLKIFAKDIGNCAYAKTLAVNNSDDTDDVISMALTQFGIVGCVKDYRLWVSSSKDEPPYPLIGHEFPLSIKMSHIRDGGGSRGDAGGPCDCPEVQLLDRCLPPDTQCHFILRPSKVTHGTDALGESPQPKSFKRKRSLINWPFWRGSSSQLEIATPPLSPTSPGPAIPGHLFGRPLASVCSHDAGLPKPVMDMLVFLYTEGPYTRGVFRRSAGAKACRELRERLDAGTDDGEIARQSVFVVAAVLKDFLRSIPGSLLCSDFYDQWTGAMDSEGSDDVIGEVHRLLRLLPAENLLLLRHVAAVLYHIQGYAHDNQMNAFNLSVCIAPSMLWAPTPGTPEMEGEGAKKVCELVRFLIENCAAVLGDDVTSLFSNFSPKGGGSEHSSDTSSFQMNDSSYDSLENELNDEPESPCRDQLPLRDKPDSRSRDSVLTLSDCEPDAESRVDDLLLQLPPLARPRRFSPAARQPRVRHANGVSSQGAAWRLRRSSEPALAAPAGGRLPLRKASYDAAMEGEEEEEEEFLEKELNGLHLNSEQDQNSGRRKSKQAPPPPLRLDASCSSLSSPATSPTCSSLSSLDSAFSQYSTDYGAIPPGGDAPLRSPRCSPPQKDPRPGAHPNTWIKKEQRLSLKQPLNGQHATEHSPPSTGTQNGTPDRRSSSPPSYQQALLQLQRTPPFYKGADKPLTVRELRLLHDAPPAGTDTVQPPTGVFYGQGATTLVLKRHKAHSLTPPVQSRTLPRRRSEPVCRPSKTATADRPRASPRVSDGESLSPSADRTVREYFSTTGDAAGCVRRTQEVALAIAQAKREWHSRQCSEPRLDDFDQLFFAEESYV, encoded by the exons ATGGAAAGCATGTCACCGCAGCAACTGCAGCCGGGCGCCGCCATGGGCCGGAGCGGCTCGGACTCTGTGGCCGGGAACAACGCGTCATCCCCGGATAGTAAAAAG atgAAAACGCTGGCTCAGAGAAGGCAATCCGCTCCCTCATTGGTCATCAGCAAAGCACTGACCAGGTCTAGAAGCACGTCCAG GGAGAGCTGCCTGACTCCGGTGAGTCCAGAGTCTTGCAATCTGGTCCAGAGCTTCCTGAGCGAGTGTCCTGGCCAAGCGTTCCTGGGTCACGTTCAAGTCCAGATGAAGATGGGCCTGCAGACCCAGGACAGACATCTCTTCCTCTTCACTGAGACGCTCATCGTCACCAAGACCAA GTCTCCGTCTCACTTCAAGGTGAAAGCGCGGGTGCGCGTGTGCGAGATGTGGACCGCCGCCTGCGTGGAGGAGGTATGCGAAGGCAGCACCAGCCCGGAGAGGAGCTTCGTCCTGGGATGGCCCACCTGCAACTACGTGGCCACGTTCAG CTCCGAGGAGCACAAAGAAAAGTGGCTGCTGCTCATCAAAAG TCGCATCAACGAGGGAAAGGAGAAGGATGACCCCAAGACGGTCCCGCTCAAGATATTTGCCAAGGATATCGGAAACTGCGCTTAT GCCAAGACGCTTGCGGTCAACAACTCGGACGACACCGACGACGTCATCAGCATGGCGCTCACGCAGTTCGGCATCGTC GGTTGCGTGAAGGACTACCGCTTGTGGGTGAGCTCCAGTAAGGACGAGCCGCCGTACCCTCTGATTG GCCACGAGTTCCCGCTTAGCATCAAGATGAGTCACATTCGAGACGGCGGCGGGAGTCGAGGAGATGCGGGCGGTCCGTGTGACTGTCCTGAGGTTCAGCTGCTGGACCGGTGCCTACCTCCGGACACGCAGTGCCACTTCATACTCAGACCCAGCAAAGTCACGCACGGCACCGATGCGCTCGGAG AGAGTCCCCAGCCGAAGTCGTTCAAGCGTAAGCGCTCTCTGATCAACTGGCCCTTCTGGAGGGGCTCCAGCAGTCAGCTGGAAATTGCCACCCCCCCGCTCAGCCCCACCTCGCCCGGACCCGCCATCCCCGGGCACCTCTTCGGGCGGCCGCTCGCTTCCGTCTGCTCCCACGACGCTGGCCTGCCCAAACCTGTCATG GACATGCTGGTGTTCCTGTACACGGAGGGTCCGTATACCCGAGGGGTGTTCCGGCGCTCGGCGGGGGCCAAGGCCTGCCGGGAGTTGCGTGAGCGGCTGGATGCCGGAACAGACGACGGCGAGATCGCGCGCCAGTCCGTGTTTGTCGTTGCCGCCGTCCTCAAG GACTTCCTCCGCAGCATCCCGGGCAGCCTGCTGTGCTCGGACTTTTACGACCAGTGGACGGGGGCCATGGACAGTGAGGGTAGCGACGACGTGATCGGCGAAGTCCACAG ATTACTGCGCCTGCTGCCCGCTGAGAATCTTCTGCTCCTGCGCCACGTGGCCGCCGTGCTGTACCACATTCAAGGTTACGCCCACGACAACCAGATGAACGCCTTCAACCTGTCCGTCTGCattgctcccagcatgctctgGGCCCCCACGCCCGGGACCCCCGAGATGGAAGGAGAAGGTGCCAAGAAG GTGTGCGAGCTGGTGCGCTTTCTCATCGAGAACTGCGCCGCCGTGCTGGGCGACGACGTCACCTCGCTGTTTTCCAATTTCAGCCCGAAGGGTGGCGGCAGCGAGCACAGCTCCG ACACGTCGTCGTTCCAAATGAACGACTCGTCGTACGACAGCTTGGAGAACGAGCTGAACGATGAGCCCGAGTCTCCGTGCCGGGACCAGCTGCCCCTGCGCGACAAGCCCGACAGCCGCAGCCGCGACTCGGTCCTCACGCTCAGCGACTGCGAGCCCGACGCCGAGAGCCGCGTCGACGACCTCCTGCTGCAGCTGCCGCCGCTGGCCCGTCCGCGCCGCTTCAGCCCGGCCGCCCGCCAGCCCCGCGTCCGCCACGCCAACGGGGTGTCCTCGCAGGGCGCCGCGTGGAGGTTGAGGCGGAGCTCGGAGCCCGCCTTGGCTGCCCCGGCGGGGGGGCGCCTCCCGCTACGCAAGGCCAGCTACGATGCCGCCATGGAGggcgaggaggaagaagaggaggagttcCTGGAGAAGGAGCTAAACGGGCTCCACTTGAATTCGGAGCAGGACCAGAACAGCGGTCGGCGGAAGAGCAAGcaagcccccccgcccccgctgcGCCTGGATGCCAGTTGCTCCAGCCTCTCCTCCCCGGCCACCTCCCCCACCTGCTCTTCGCTCAGCTCCTTAGATTCGGCTTTCTCGCAGTACTCCACTGATTACGGCGCCATCCCGCCAGGAGGGGACGCCCCACTCCGCTCCCCGCGGTGCTCGCCGCCGCAGAAGGACCCCCGCCCCGGCGCCCACCCCAACACGTGGATCAAGAAGGAGCAGCGCCTGTCCCTGAAGCAGCCGCTTAACGGACAACATGCAACCGAGCACTCGCCGCCGTCCACCGGGACCCAAAACGGGACGCCCGACCGGCGTTCCAGCAGTCCTCCGTCCTACCAGCAGGCGCTGCTGCAATTACAACGCACCCCCCCCTTCTACAAGGGGGCCGACAAACCCCTGACGGTGCGAGAGCTCAGGCTCCTCCACGACGCACCTCCCGCCGGAACTGACACTGTCCAGCCCCCGACGGGCGTCTTCTATGGACAAGGTGCCACCACTCTCGTACTTAAACGCCACAAGGCCCACTCCCTGACGCCGCCCGTCCAGAGCCGGACGCTCCCCCGCCGCCGCTCCGAACCCGTCTGCCGCCCCTCCAAAACGGCCACCGCGGACAGACCCCGGGCCTCCCCGAGGGTGTCGGACGGCGAGTCCCTGTCGCCCTCTGCCGACCGCACCGTGCGGGAGTACTTTTCCACCACCGGAGACGCGGCGGGCTGCGTGCGGCGCacccaggaggtggcgctggccATCGCGCAGGCCAAGAGGGAGTGGCACAGTCGGCAGTGCAGTGAGCCGCGATTGGACGATTTCGACCAGCTCTTCTTCGCCGAAGAGTCGTACGTGTAA
- the LOC133512333 gene encoding rho GTPase-activating protein 20-like isoform X2, producing MMQLICAFFLIAARESCLTPVSPESCNLVQSFLSECPGQAFLGHVQVQMKMGLQTQDRHLFLFTETLIVTKTKSPSHFKVKARVRVCEMWTAACVEEVCEGSTSPERSFVLGWPTCNYVATFSSEEHKEKWLLLIKSRINEGKEKDDPKTVPLKIFAKDIGNCAYAKTLAVNNSDDTDDVISMALTQFGIVGCVKDYRLWVSSSKDEPPYPLIGHEFPLSIKMSHIRDGGGSRGDAGGPCDCPEVQLLDRCLPPDTQCHFILRPSKVTHGTDALGESPQPKSFKRKRSLINWPFWRGSSSQLEIATPPLSPTSPGPAIPGHLFGRPLASVCSHDAGLPKPVMDMLVFLYTEGPYTRGVFRRSAGAKACRELRERLDAGTDDGEIARQSVFVVAAVLKDFLRSIPGSLLCSDFYDQWTGAMDSEGSDDVIGEVHRLLRLLPAENLLLLRHVAAVLYHIQGYAHDNQMNAFNLSVCIAPSMLWAPTPGTPEMEGEGAKKVCELVRFLIENCAAVLGDDVTSLFSNFSPKGGGSEHSSDTSSFQMNDSSYDSLENELNDEPESPCRDQLPLRDKPDSRSRDSVLTLSDCEPDAESRVDDLLLQLPPLARPRRFSPAARQPRVRHANGVSSQGAAWRLRRSSEPALAAPAGGRLPLRKASYDAAMEGEEEEEEEFLEKELNGLHLNSEQDQNSGRRKSKQAPPPPLRLDASCSSLSSPATSPTCSSLSSLDSAFSQYSTDYGAIPPGGDAPLRSPRCSPPQKDPRPGAHPNTWIKKEQRLSLKQPLNGQHATEHSPPSTGTQNGTPDRRSSSPPSYQQALLQLQRTPPFYKGADKPLTVRELRLLHDAPPAGTDTVQPPTGVFYGQGATTLVLKRHKAHSLTPPVQSRTLPRRRSEPVCRPSKTATADRPRASPRVSDGESLSPSADRTVREYFSTTGDAAGCVRRTQEVALAIAQAKREWHSRQCSEPRLDDFDQLFFAEESYV from the exons atgatgcagctgatttgtgcattttttctaattgcCGCAAG GGAGAGCTGCCTGACTCCGGTGAGTCCAGAGTCTTGCAATCTGGTCCAGAGCTTCCTGAGCGAGTGTCCTGGCCAAGCGTTCCTGGGTCACGTTCAAGTCCAGATGAAGATGGGCCTGCAGACCCAGGACAGACATCTCTTCCTCTTCACTGAGACGCTCATCGTCACCAAGACCAA GTCTCCGTCTCACTTCAAGGTGAAAGCGCGGGTGCGCGTGTGCGAGATGTGGACCGCCGCCTGCGTGGAGGAGGTATGCGAAGGCAGCACCAGCCCGGAGAGGAGCTTCGTCCTGGGATGGCCCACCTGCAACTACGTGGCCACGTTCAG CTCCGAGGAGCACAAAGAAAAGTGGCTGCTGCTCATCAAAAG TCGCATCAACGAGGGAAAGGAGAAGGATGACCCCAAGACGGTCCCGCTCAAGATATTTGCCAAGGATATCGGAAACTGCGCTTAT GCCAAGACGCTTGCGGTCAACAACTCGGACGACACCGACGACGTCATCAGCATGGCGCTCACGCAGTTCGGCATCGTC GGTTGCGTGAAGGACTACCGCTTGTGGGTGAGCTCCAGTAAGGACGAGCCGCCGTACCCTCTGATTG GCCACGAGTTCCCGCTTAGCATCAAGATGAGTCACATTCGAGACGGCGGCGGGAGTCGAGGAGATGCGGGCGGTCCGTGTGACTGTCCTGAGGTTCAGCTGCTGGACCGGTGCCTACCTCCGGACACGCAGTGCCACTTCATACTCAGACCCAGCAAAGTCACGCACGGCACCGATGCGCTCGGAG AGAGTCCCCAGCCGAAGTCGTTCAAGCGTAAGCGCTCTCTGATCAACTGGCCCTTCTGGAGGGGCTCCAGCAGTCAGCTGGAAATTGCCACCCCCCCGCTCAGCCCCACCTCGCCCGGACCCGCCATCCCCGGGCACCTCTTCGGGCGGCCGCTCGCTTCCGTCTGCTCCCACGACGCTGGCCTGCCCAAACCTGTCATG GACATGCTGGTGTTCCTGTACACGGAGGGTCCGTATACCCGAGGGGTGTTCCGGCGCTCGGCGGGGGCCAAGGCCTGCCGGGAGTTGCGTGAGCGGCTGGATGCCGGAACAGACGACGGCGAGATCGCGCGCCAGTCCGTGTTTGTCGTTGCCGCCGTCCTCAAG GACTTCCTCCGCAGCATCCCGGGCAGCCTGCTGTGCTCGGACTTTTACGACCAGTGGACGGGGGCCATGGACAGTGAGGGTAGCGACGACGTGATCGGCGAAGTCCACAG ATTACTGCGCCTGCTGCCCGCTGAGAATCTTCTGCTCCTGCGCCACGTGGCCGCCGTGCTGTACCACATTCAAGGTTACGCCCACGACAACCAGATGAACGCCTTCAACCTGTCCGTCTGCattgctcccagcatgctctgGGCCCCCACGCCCGGGACCCCCGAGATGGAAGGAGAAGGTGCCAAGAAG GTGTGCGAGCTGGTGCGCTTTCTCATCGAGAACTGCGCCGCCGTGCTGGGCGACGACGTCACCTCGCTGTTTTCCAATTTCAGCCCGAAGGGTGGCGGCAGCGAGCACAGCTCCG ACACGTCGTCGTTCCAAATGAACGACTCGTCGTACGACAGCTTGGAGAACGAGCTGAACGATGAGCCCGAGTCTCCGTGCCGGGACCAGCTGCCCCTGCGCGACAAGCCCGACAGCCGCAGCCGCGACTCGGTCCTCACGCTCAGCGACTGCGAGCCCGACGCCGAGAGCCGCGTCGACGACCTCCTGCTGCAGCTGCCGCCGCTGGCCCGTCCGCGCCGCTTCAGCCCGGCCGCCCGCCAGCCCCGCGTCCGCCACGCCAACGGGGTGTCCTCGCAGGGCGCCGCGTGGAGGTTGAGGCGGAGCTCGGAGCCCGCCTTGGCTGCCCCGGCGGGGGGGCGCCTCCCGCTACGCAAGGCCAGCTACGATGCCGCCATGGAGggcgaggaggaagaagaggaggagttcCTGGAGAAGGAGCTAAACGGGCTCCACTTGAATTCGGAGCAGGACCAGAACAGCGGTCGGCGGAAGAGCAAGcaagcccccccgcccccgctgcGCCTGGATGCCAGTTGCTCCAGCCTCTCCTCCCCGGCCACCTCCCCCACCTGCTCTTCGCTCAGCTCCTTAGATTCGGCTTTCTCGCAGTACTCCACTGATTACGGCGCCATCCCGCCAGGAGGGGACGCCCCACTCCGCTCCCCGCGGTGCTCGCCGCCGCAGAAGGACCCCCGCCCCGGCGCCCACCCCAACACGTGGATCAAGAAGGAGCAGCGCCTGTCCCTGAAGCAGCCGCTTAACGGACAACATGCAACCGAGCACTCGCCGCCGTCCACCGGGACCCAAAACGGGACGCCCGACCGGCGTTCCAGCAGTCCTCCGTCCTACCAGCAGGCGCTGCTGCAATTACAACGCACCCCCCCCTTCTACAAGGGGGCCGACAAACCCCTGACGGTGCGAGAGCTCAGGCTCCTCCACGACGCACCTCCCGCCGGAACTGACACTGTCCAGCCCCCGACGGGCGTCTTCTATGGACAAGGTGCCACCACTCTCGTACTTAAACGCCACAAGGCCCACTCCCTGACGCCGCCCGTCCAGAGCCGGACGCTCCCCCGCCGCCGCTCCGAACCCGTCTGCCGCCCCTCCAAAACGGCCACCGCGGACAGACCCCGGGCCTCCCCGAGGGTGTCGGACGGCGAGTCCCTGTCGCCCTCTGCCGACCGCACCGTGCGGGAGTACTTTTCCACCACCGGAGACGCGGCGGGCTGCGTGCGGCGCacccaggaggtggcgctggccATCGCGCAGGCCAAGAGGGAGTGGCACAGTCGGCAGTGCAGTGAGCCGCGATTGGACGATTTCGACCAGCTCTTCTTCGCCGAAGAGTCGTACGTGTAA
- the LOC133512333 gene encoding rho GTPase-activating protein 20-like isoform X3, whose translation MRESCLTPVSPESCNLVQSFLSECPGQAFLGHVQVQMKMGLQTQDRHLFLFTETLIVTKTKSPSHFKVKARVRVCEMWTAACVEEVCEGSTSPERSFVLGWPTCNYVATFSSEEHKEKWLLLIKSRINEGKEKDDPKTVPLKIFAKDIGNCAYAKTLAVNNSDDTDDVISMALTQFGIVGCVKDYRLWVSSSKDEPPYPLIGHEFPLSIKMSHIRDGGGSRGDAGGPCDCPEVQLLDRCLPPDTQCHFILRPSKVTHGTDALGESPQPKSFKRKRSLINWPFWRGSSSQLEIATPPLSPTSPGPAIPGHLFGRPLASVCSHDAGLPKPVMDMLVFLYTEGPYTRGVFRRSAGAKACRELRERLDAGTDDGEIARQSVFVVAAVLKDFLRSIPGSLLCSDFYDQWTGAMDSEGSDDVIGEVHRLLRLLPAENLLLLRHVAAVLYHIQGYAHDNQMNAFNLSVCIAPSMLWAPTPGTPEMEGEGAKKVCELVRFLIENCAAVLGDDVTSLFSNFSPKGGGSEHSSDTSSFQMNDSSYDSLENELNDEPESPCRDQLPLRDKPDSRSRDSVLTLSDCEPDAESRVDDLLLQLPPLARPRRFSPAARQPRVRHANGVSSQGAAWRLRRSSEPALAAPAGGRLPLRKASYDAAMEGEEEEEEEFLEKELNGLHLNSEQDQNSGRRKSKQAPPPPLRLDASCSSLSSPATSPTCSSLSSLDSAFSQYSTDYGAIPPGGDAPLRSPRCSPPQKDPRPGAHPNTWIKKEQRLSLKQPLNGQHATEHSPPSTGTQNGTPDRRSSSPPSYQQALLQLQRTPPFYKGADKPLTVRELRLLHDAPPAGTDTVQPPTGVFYGQGATTLVLKRHKAHSLTPPVQSRTLPRRRSEPVCRPSKTATADRPRASPRVSDGESLSPSADRTVREYFSTTGDAAGCVRRTQEVALAIAQAKREWHSRQCSEPRLDDFDQLFFAEESYV comes from the exons ATGAG GGAGAGCTGCCTGACTCCGGTGAGTCCAGAGTCTTGCAATCTGGTCCAGAGCTTCCTGAGCGAGTGTCCTGGCCAAGCGTTCCTGGGTCACGTTCAAGTCCAGATGAAGATGGGCCTGCAGACCCAGGACAGACATCTCTTCCTCTTCACTGAGACGCTCATCGTCACCAAGACCAA GTCTCCGTCTCACTTCAAGGTGAAAGCGCGGGTGCGCGTGTGCGAGATGTGGACCGCCGCCTGCGTGGAGGAGGTATGCGAAGGCAGCACCAGCCCGGAGAGGAGCTTCGTCCTGGGATGGCCCACCTGCAACTACGTGGCCACGTTCAG CTCCGAGGAGCACAAAGAAAAGTGGCTGCTGCTCATCAAAAG TCGCATCAACGAGGGAAAGGAGAAGGATGACCCCAAGACGGTCCCGCTCAAGATATTTGCCAAGGATATCGGAAACTGCGCTTAT GCCAAGACGCTTGCGGTCAACAACTCGGACGACACCGACGACGTCATCAGCATGGCGCTCACGCAGTTCGGCATCGTC GGTTGCGTGAAGGACTACCGCTTGTGGGTGAGCTCCAGTAAGGACGAGCCGCCGTACCCTCTGATTG GCCACGAGTTCCCGCTTAGCATCAAGATGAGTCACATTCGAGACGGCGGCGGGAGTCGAGGAGATGCGGGCGGTCCGTGTGACTGTCCTGAGGTTCAGCTGCTGGACCGGTGCCTACCTCCGGACACGCAGTGCCACTTCATACTCAGACCCAGCAAAGTCACGCACGGCACCGATGCGCTCGGAG AGAGTCCCCAGCCGAAGTCGTTCAAGCGTAAGCGCTCTCTGATCAACTGGCCCTTCTGGAGGGGCTCCAGCAGTCAGCTGGAAATTGCCACCCCCCCGCTCAGCCCCACCTCGCCCGGACCCGCCATCCCCGGGCACCTCTTCGGGCGGCCGCTCGCTTCCGTCTGCTCCCACGACGCTGGCCTGCCCAAACCTGTCATG GACATGCTGGTGTTCCTGTACACGGAGGGTCCGTATACCCGAGGGGTGTTCCGGCGCTCGGCGGGGGCCAAGGCCTGCCGGGAGTTGCGTGAGCGGCTGGATGCCGGAACAGACGACGGCGAGATCGCGCGCCAGTCCGTGTTTGTCGTTGCCGCCGTCCTCAAG GACTTCCTCCGCAGCATCCCGGGCAGCCTGCTGTGCTCGGACTTTTACGACCAGTGGACGGGGGCCATGGACAGTGAGGGTAGCGACGACGTGATCGGCGAAGTCCACAG ATTACTGCGCCTGCTGCCCGCTGAGAATCTTCTGCTCCTGCGCCACGTGGCCGCCGTGCTGTACCACATTCAAGGTTACGCCCACGACAACCAGATGAACGCCTTCAACCTGTCCGTCTGCattgctcccagcatgctctgGGCCCCCACGCCCGGGACCCCCGAGATGGAAGGAGAAGGTGCCAAGAAG GTGTGCGAGCTGGTGCGCTTTCTCATCGAGAACTGCGCCGCCGTGCTGGGCGACGACGTCACCTCGCTGTTTTCCAATTTCAGCCCGAAGGGTGGCGGCAGCGAGCACAGCTCCG ACACGTCGTCGTTCCAAATGAACGACTCGTCGTACGACAGCTTGGAGAACGAGCTGAACGATGAGCCCGAGTCTCCGTGCCGGGACCAGCTGCCCCTGCGCGACAAGCCCGACAGCCGCAGCCGCGACTCGGTCCTCACGCTCAGCGACTGCGAGCCCGACGCCGAGAGCCGCGTCGACGACCTCCTGCTGCAGCTGCCGCCGCTGGCCCGTCCGCGCCGCTTCAGCCCGGCCGCCCGCCAGCCCCGCGTCCGCCACGCCAACGGGGTGTCCTCGCAGGGCGCCGCGTGGAGGTTGAGGCGGAGCTCGGAGCCCGCCTTGGCTGCCCCGGCGGGGGGGCGCCTCCCGCTACGCAAGGCCAGCTACGATGCCGCCATGGAGggcgaggaggaagaagaggaggagttcCTGGAGAAGGAGCTAAACGGGCTCCACTTGAATTCGGAGCAGGACCAGAACAGCGGTCGGCGGAAGAGCAAGcaagcccccccgcccccgctgcGCCTGGATGCCAGTTGCTCCAGCCTCTCCTCCCCGGCCACCTCCCCCACCTGCTCTTCGCTCAGCTCCTTAGATTCGGCTTTCTCGCAGTACTCCACTGATTACGGCGCCATCCCGCCAGGAGGGGACGCCCCACTCCGCTCCCCGCGGTGCTCGCCGCCGCAGAAGGACCCCCGCCCCGGCGCCCACCCCAACACGTGGATCAAGAAGGAGCAGCGCCTGTCCCTGAAGCAGCCGCTTAACGGACAACATGCAACCGAGCACTCGCCGCCGTCCACCGGGACCCAAAACGGGACGCCCGACCGGCGTTCCAGCAGTCCTCCGTCCTACCAGCAGGCGCTGCTGCAATTACAACGCACCCCCCCCTTCTACAAGGGGGCCGACAAACCCCTGACGGTGCGAGAGCTCAGGCTCCTCCACGACGCACCTCCCGCCGGAACTGACACTGTCCAGCCCCCGACGGGCGTCTTCTATGGACAAGGTGCCACCACTCTCGTACTTAAACGCCACAAGGCCCACTCCCTGACGCCGCCCGTCCAGAGCCGGACGCTCCCCCGCCGCCGCTCCGAACCCGTCTGCCGCCCCTCCAAAACGGCCACCGCGGACAGACCCCGGGCCTCCCCGAGGGTGTCGGACGGCGAGTCCCTGTCGCCCTCTGCCGACCGCACCGTGCGGGAGTACTTTTCCACCACCGGAGACGCGGCGGGCTGCGTGCGGCGCacccaggaggtggcgctggccATCGCGCAGGCCAAGAGGGAGTGGCACAGTCGGCAGTGCAGTGAGCCGCGATTGGACGATTTCGACCAGCTCTTCTTCGCCGAAGAGTCGTACGTGTAA